The genomic interval AGCTGTCAGAAAAAATATTGGTTCGGCCCATGACGTTGTCGACAGAAATAGAATCAGGATGACAACCGGCACAAGAATCGCTGCAGCAAACATTGATTCCTTCCCTGTCTGTTCTTGTGATATGGCCGTATCCAACGCATCACCGGACATAGCGCCGTCTTCACCGATCAAATCATAGATAGCATCTGTTGTTTGCACTTCTTTACCATCTTCAATTTCAAAGGAAAACAGCGCATTGCCATCTTTATAGTACGATTCAACGGTATCTTCATCCGCCGTTTCGATCGGTGTCTTGATATCAATAGCGTCATCTAGCCACGTTACATTCGAGACGCCATCGATAGCTTTCAAATCTTTTTTATACGTCAATGCTTCCTGAATGCTAACGTCTTTCATCATTACCCGTGTATTGGCTACAGTCCCGTCAAATTCATCTTCCATCACATCCATCGCTACCGTGGATGGTGCGTCATCCGGTAAATAGTCAACCATATCATGATTGACCGAGACCATGGACTGTACCAACGCACTGACAATCGCCAGCATCATAAAGGTGATGACGATTGATTTTCTATGCTTTAAAACAGTTGTTCTTAGTTTTTCAATCGGTGTTCATCCTCTCTTGCTTCATTCATTCGAACACGATAATATTATATACGACAACGTGTTGGATTTACAACAAACAGTTTTTTATTTCGCGTATATAATCCGACATATGGAGAATAATTGTTGTCTAACATCTAAAAGAAAGTGTGACGTTTTGATGAACCAAAAATTAGACCGCCGAAAAAAATATACTCGCATGGCCCTAAAATATAGTTTAATCACATTGTTAAAAATAAAACCAATTTCCACTATTACTGTCAAGGAAATTTGCGAACGAGCCGATATTAATCGATCCACTTTTTACACCCACTACCATGACCAATTCGATTTACTAGAACAAATAGAGGAAAAAATGATTGCCGATATCAATACTTATTTAAGTCAGTATAATTTCACGCGAGATGAAAAATCCCTGCAAATGACGGAAAAGCTATTGGAATATATCGCCGCCAATTATGACATCTGCCAAACACTTCTTAATGAAAATGGCGATCATTCCTTTGAAAGGCGAGTAATGGACGTCGCCCGCACATTCCTCGTAAGAAACTGGACGGAAAAAAACAACATGGATGCTGACTTATCCGAATACGCCGGAACCTTCCTCATTAGCGGAAGCATCTACGTCATCAAGCAGTGGCTTGCCAACAACATGGACAAGCCACCAAAACAAATCGCCCAACTAATCAATAGCATAGAACTTAACGGATAGGCCCAAG from Lentibacillus cibarius carries:
- a CDS encoding TetR/AcrR family transcriptional regulator, which translates into the protein MNQKLDRRKKYTRMALKYSLITLLKIKPISTITVKEICERADINRSTFYTHYHDQFDLLEQIEEKMIADINTYLSQYNFTRDEKSLQMTEKLLEYIAANYDICQTLLNENGDHSFERRVMDVARTFLVRNWTEKNNMDADLSEYAGTFLISGSIYVIKQWLANNMDKPPKQIAQLINSIELNG